Proteins encoded by one window of Streptomyces clavuligerus:
- a CDS encoding threonine synthase: MAEPSGDARDAGARDTSDTSDARGVRDGGPRYLDERTGTGYPIGADLRWRAESGAPLSVSPLPGITRADVDTARRSLWRYRAALPVDLPRPVSLGEGCTPLVDGEWDGVPVSFKLEWFSPTGSFKDRGTSVMISFLAAHGATEVIEDSSGNGGASVAAYCAAAGIRARILVPAATSPAKVLQARAYGAEVQLVPGDREATAAEALRQSATTPYAGHNWHPFFLQGVKTLAYEIWEDLGFTAPDTVVTVAGAGSTVLGLHLGFTELLTAGQIDRLPRLLVAQPAHCAPLYASFRAGTAAPVPFTCAPTVAEGAAIQRPVRLPEVLRAVRRSGGDMAAVPEDAIEDAVRALAARGLYAEPTSATAAAAVGLFAARGALVPGERTVVVLTGSGLKAAGAMGRVVNGADDRGSDR; this comes from the coding sequence ATGGCGGAGCCCAGCGGCGACGCACGGGACGCGGGCGCACGGGACACGAGCGACACGAGCGACGCAAGGGGGGTGCGGGACGGCGGGCCCCGGTATCTCGACGAGCGCACCGGCACCGGCTACCCGATCGGCGCCGATCTGCGCTGGCGCGCCGAGAGCGGCGCGCCCCTGTCGGTGAGCCCGCTGCCCGGTATCACCCGCGCCGACGTGGACACCGCCCGGCGCTCCCTCTGGCGCTACCGCGCCGCCCTCCCCGTCGACCTCCCCCGCCCCGTGTCGCTCGGCGAGGGCTGCACCCCGCTGGTCGACGGGGAGTGGGACGGCGTCCCCGTCTCGTTCAAGCTGGAGTGGTTCAGCCCCACCGGCAGCTTCAAGGACCGGGGCACCAGCGTGATGATCTCCTTCCTCGCCGCCCACGGGGCCACCGAGGTCATCGAGGACAGCTCCGGCAACGGCGGGGCGTCCGTCGCCGCCTACTGCGCCGCGGCCGGTATCCGCGCCCGGATCCTCGTCCCCGCCGCGACCTCGCCCGCCAAGGTGCTCCAGGCCCGCGCCTACGGGGCCGAGGTCCAGCTCGTCCCCGGCGATCGCGAGGCCACCGCGGCCGAGGCCCTGCGGCAGTCCGCCACCACCCCCTACGCGGGCCACAACTGGCATCCGTTCTTCCTCCAGGGCGTCAAGACACTCGCGTACGAGATCTGGGAGGACCTGGGCTTCACCGCCCCGGACACCGTCGTCACCGTCGCGGGCGCGGGCAGCACCGTCCTCGGTCTCCACCTCGGCTTCACCGAGCTGCTGACCGCCGGTCAGATCGACCGGCTGCCCCGGCTGCTGGTCGCCCAGCCCGCCCACTGCGCCCCGCTGTACGCGAGTTTCCGCGCCGGGACCGCGGCGCCCGTCCCCTTCACCTGCGCGCCCACCGTCGCCGAGGGCGCCGCCATCCAGCGGCCCGTCCGGCTGCCCGAGGTGCTGCGGGCCGTACGCCGCTCCGGCGGCGACATGGCGGCCGTCCCCGAGGACGCGATCGAGGACGCCGTGCGCGCGCTCGCCGCCCGGGGGCTGTACGCCGAACCGACCAGCGCCACCGCCGCGGCGGCCGTCGGGCTCTTCGCCGCGCGCGGCGCCCTCGTACCGGGGGAGCGCACCGTGGTCGTCCTCACCGGCTCCGGCCTCAAGGCGGCCGGGGCGATGGGACGCGTCGTGAACGGCGCCGACGACCGCGGGAGCGATCGATGA
- the cimA gene encoding citramalate synthase, with amino-acid sequence MTRQPTDQGPATDDGFHVFDTTLRDGAQREGINLTVADKLTIARHLDDFGVSFIEGGWPGANPRDTEFFARAREEITFRNAQLVAFGATRRAGAKAAEDPQVRALLDSGAPVITLVAKAHDRHVELALRTTLDENLEMVRDTVSHLREQGRRVFVDCEHFFDGYRANPAYAKAVVRAAAEAGADVVVLCDTNGGMLPAQIQAVVSTVLAETGARLGIHAQDDTGCAVANTLAAVDAGATHVQCTANGYGERVGNANLFPVVAALELKYDKRVLPVGALAEMTRISHAIAEVVNLTPSTHQPYVGVSAFAHKAGLHASAIKVDPDLYQHIDPESVGNTMRMLVSDMAGRASVELKGKELGIDLGGDRELIGRVVDRVKERELKGYSYEAADASFELLLRAEVQGRVPGYFRTESWRAIVEDRPDGSHANEATVKLWVKGERIVATAEGNGPVNALDRAMRVALERFYPALAKLELVDYKVRILEGRHGTESTTRVLITTGDGRGEWSTVGVADNVIAASWQALEDAYTYGLIRAGVEPTE; translated from the coding sequence ATGACCAGACAGCCCACGGACCAGGGCCCGGCGACCGACGACGGTTTCCATGTCTTCGATACGACCCTCCGTGACGGCGCCCAGCGCGAGGGCATCAACCTCACCGTCGCGGACAAGCTGACCATCGCCCGTCACCTCGACGACTTCGGGGTCTCCTTCATCGAGGGCGGCTGGCCGGGTGCCAACCCCCGGGACACGGAGTTCTTCGCCCGCGCCCGCGAGGAGATCACCTTCCGCAACGCCCAGCTCGTCGCCTTCGGCGCCACCCGCCGCGCGGGCGCGAAGGCTGCTGAGGACCCGCAGGTCAGGGCGCTGCTCGACTCCGGAGCCCCGGTCATCACGCTGGTCGCCAAGGCCCATGACCGCCATGTGGAACTGGCCCTGCGCACCACCCTGGACGAAAACCTGGAGATGGTCCGCGACACCGTCTCCCATCTGCGCGAGCAGGGCCGCCGGGTCTTCGTCGACTGCGAGCACTTCTTCGACGGCTACCGCGCCAACCCCGCCTACGCCAAGGCCGTCGTCCGCGCCGCCGCCGAGGCGGGCGCCGACGTCGTCGTCCTGTGCGACACCAACGGGGGGATGCTCCCGGCCCAGATCCAGGCCGTCGTCTCCACCGTCCTCGCCGAGACCGGGGCCCGGCTCGGCATCCACGCTCAGGACGACACCGGCTGCGCCGTCGCCAACACCCTCGCCGCCGTCGACGCGGGCGCCACCCATGTCCAGTGCACCGCCAACGGCTACGGCGAGCGGGTGGGCAACGCCAACCTCTTCCCGGTGGTCGCCGCACTGGAGCTGAAGTACGACAAGCGGGTGCTGCCCGTCGGCGCGCTCGCCGAGATGACCCGGATCTCGCACGCCATCGCCGAGGTCGTCAATCTGACGCCCTCCACCCACCAGCCCTATGTGGGTGTCTCCGCCTTCGCCCACAAGGCGGGCCTCCACGCCTCCGCGATCAAGGTCGACCCCGACCTCTACCAGCACATCGACCCCGAGTCGGTCGGCAACACCATGCGGATGCTCGTCTCCGACATGGCCGGGCGCGCCTCCGTGGAGCTGAAGGGCAAGGAGCTGGGGATCGACCTCGGCGGCGACCGCGAGCTGATCGGCCGGGTGGTCGACCGGGTCAAGGAACGCGAGCTGAAGGGCTACTCGTACGAGGCCGCCGACGCCTCCTTCGAACTGCTGCTGCGCGCCGAGGTCCAGGGCCGGGTACCGGGCTACTTCCGCACCGAGTCCTGGCGGGCGATCGTCGAGGACCGCCCCGACGGCAGCCACGCCAACGAGGCCACCGTGAAGCTCTGGGTCAAGGGGGAGCGGATCGTCGCCACCGCCGAGGGCAACGGCCCCGTCAACGCCCTGGACCGGGCGATGCGGGTGGCGCTCGAACGCTTCTACCCGGCGCTCGCCAAACTGGAGCTGGTGGACTACAAGGTCCGCATCCTGGAAGGCCGGCACGGCACCGAGTCCACCACCCGGGTACTGATCACCACGGGCGACGGCCGGGGCGAGTGGTCGACGGTGGGGGTCGCCGACAACGTCATCGCGGCCTCCTGGCAGGCGCTGGAGGACGCGTACACCTACGGGCTGATCCGCGCCGGGGTCGAGCCCACGGAGTGA
- a CDS encoding helix-turn-helix transcriptional regulator, whose product MSDGGTEAAGTPSEDETLLREAEKIAQAVGRMFPGLCEVVLHDLRDPGHAVRAIENNLSGRRGGEPATELGLARIADPDYPGVVQNYPGRLPDGRPVKSTSIGIRNSRGVYVGALCLNLDTAPLTSLADGIARLVRTDEHESPPVETLRARTVDTLREAVRAYAAERGRGPRELRPAERRELLRALQDQGHLEVRHAVRVLTALLGVSRATVYNHLRPQGHDPGAP is encoded by the coding sequence ATGAGCGACGGCGGTACGGAGGCGGCCGGGACGCCGTCCGAGGACGAGACGCTGCTGCGGGAGGCCGAGAAGATCGCCCAGGCCGTCGGACGGATGTTCCCCGGGCTCTGCGAGGTCGTCCTGCACGATCTGCGCGACCCCGGGCACGCCGTCCGGGCCATCGAGAACAACCTCTCCGGCCGACGGGGCGGCGAGCCCGCGACCGAGCTGGGTCTGGCCCGGATCGCGGACCCCGACTACCCGGGCGTGGTCCAGAACTACCCGGGGCGGCTGCCCGACGGCCGCCCCGTGAAGAGCACCTCCATCGGCATCAGGAACAGCCGGGGCGTCTACGTCGGCGCGCTCTGCCTCAACCTCGACACGGCCCCGCTGACGTCCCTCGCCGACGGCATCGCCCGGCTCGTCCGCACCGACGAGCACGAGAGCCCGCCCGTCGAGACCTTGCGCGCCCGCACCGTGGACACCCTGCGGGAGGCCGTCCGCGCCTACGCGGCGGAGCGCGGCCGAGGCCCGCGCGAACTGCGCCCGGCCGAGCGCCGGGAACTGCTCCGCGCCCTTCAGGACCAGGGACATCTGGAGGTCCGGCACGCGGTACGGGTGCTCACCGCGCTGCTCGGCGTCTCCCGGGCCACCGTCTACAACCACCTCCGCCCGCAGGGCCACGACCCGGGCGCACCCTGA
- a CDS encoding YceI family protein, with the protein MGLFNRKASTADAAAPTSVDPALAALTGEYAIDAAHSNIGFTVRHAMVTNVRGSFTEHEGTLNLNGADPSASTATIDVTIASIDTGIADRDTHLRGGDFFDTAQFPLMTFRSTGTEQRGGDTYRVTGDLTIKDVTRPLSIDLEFNGAATDAFGNERVGFEGTAEILRSDWGLTWNAALEAGGVMVSDKVKLVFDISAIKSAPAGESA; encoded by the coding sequence ATGGGTCTCTTCAACCGCAAGGCCAGCACCGCCGACGCCGCCGCCCCGACCTCGGTCGACCCGGCGCTCGCGGCGCTGACCGGCGAATACGCCATCGACGCGGCCCACAGCAACATCGGCTTCACGGTCCGTCACGCCATGGTCACCAATGTGCGGGGCAGCTTCACCGAGCACGAGGGCACCCTGAACCTCAACGGCGCGGACCCGTCGGCGTCCACGGCGACCATCGATGTGACGATCGCGTCCATCGACACCGGGATCGCGGACCGCGACACCCATCTGCGCGGCGGCGACTTCTTCGACACCGCGCAGTTCCCGCTGATGACCTTCCGCTCCACCGGCACCGAGCAGCGGGGCGGCGACACCTACCGGGTCACCGGCGACCTCACCATCAAGGACGTCACCCGTCCGCTCTCGATCGACCTGGAGTTCAACGGCGCGGCCACCGACGCCTTCGGGAACGAGCGGGTCGGCTTCGAGGGCACGGCCGAGATCCTGCGCTCCGACTGGGGTCTGACCTGGAACGCGGCGCTGGAGGCCGGCGGCGTCATGGTCAGCGACAAGGTCAAGCTGGTCTTCGACATCTCCGCGATCAAGTCCGCCCCGGCCGGTGAGTCCGCCTGA
- a CDS encoding agmatine deiminase family protein: MPPEWAPHERTWMAWPRPNTTFTPGFLPVARRAWADVARAVRRFEPVTVVVPPGGAEEARELLGPGIDLVERELDDAWMRDTGPTFVSDGARLAAVDWVFNGWGGQEWARWEHDSALAREIAALAKVPVHPSPLTNEGGGIHVDGEGTVLLTETVQLGPERNPGWTRQEVETEIHARLGTTKAIWLKRGLTADYDGYGTLGHVDIVAAFAGPGVIVAHTQPDPDHPDHALCAENVAFLRGQTDARGRAVEVVEIPAPTAVRDEEGGWADYSYINHYVCNGGVVLCAFDDPRDADAAKILGGLYPDREVVLVDARPVFAGGGGVHCITQQQPRV; the protein is encoded by the coding sequence ATGCCGCCCGAGTGGGCCCCGCACGAGCGCACCTGGATGGCCTGGCCGCGCCCCAACACCACGTTCACCCCCGGCTTCCTGCCCGTCGCCCGCCGGGCCTGGGCGGACGTGGCCCGCGCGGTCCGCCGTTTCGAGCCGGTCACCGTGGTGGTGCCGCCGGGCGGCGCCGAGGAGGCCCGGGAACTGCTCGGACCGGGGATCGACCTCGTCGAACGGGAGCTGGACGACGCCTGGATGCGCGACACCGGCCCCACCTTCGTCAGCGACGGCGCCCGGCTCGCCGCCGTGGACTGGGTCTTCAACGGCTGGGGCGGACAGGAGTGGGCCCGCTGGGAGCACGACTCCGCCCTCGCCCGCGAGATCGCCGCCCTCGCCAAGGTCCCCGTCCACCCCTCCCCGCTCACCAACGAGGGCGGCGGCATCCATGTCGACGGCGAGGGCACCGTCCTCCTCACCGAGACCGTGCAGCTCGGCCCCGAGCGCAACCCCGGCTGGACCCGGCAGGAGGTCGAGACCGAGATCCACGCCCGGCTCGGCACCACCAAGGCCATCTGGCTGAAGCGCGGACTGACCGCCGACTACGACGGCTACGGCACCCTCGGCCATGTCGACATCGTCGCCGCCTTCGCGGGCCCGGGTGTGATCGTGGCCCACACCCAGCCCGACCCCGACCACCCCGACCACGCGCTGTGCGCGGAGAACGTGGCGTTCCTGCGCGGCCAGACCGACGCCCGGGGCCGCGCCGTCGAGGTCGTCGAGATCCCCGCGCCCACCGCCGTCCGCGACGAGGAGGGCGGCTGGGCCGACTACTCGTACATCAACCACTACGTGTGCAACGGGGGAGTGGTCCTCTGCGCCTTCGACGACCCCCGGGACGCCGACGCCGCGAAGATCCTGGGCGGCCTCTACCCGGACCGCGAGGTCGTCCTCGTCGACGCCCGGCCCGTCTTCGCGGGCGGCGGCGGCGTCCACTGCATCACCCAGCAGCAGCCCCGCGTCTGA
- a CDS encoding TetR/AcrR family transcriptional regulator: MTPPARRRNVAPPRESVLAAAMATIAERGLDGLTMAGLGREVGMSSGHLLYYFRTKDELLLRTLEWSEGRLGAERAALLSGPEPAAERLTAYVELYLPRGPRDPHWTLWLEVWNRSQNAGDEARVRQAAIEGAWHRDLAALLAEGVSRGEFRSVDPDRYATRLRALLDGFSVHVAVGLPGAGRERALAHVAEFLVTTLLEQDI, encoded by the coding sequence ATGACCCCGCCCGCCCGCCGCCGCAATGTCGCCCCGCCCCGCGAGTCCGTGCTCGCCGCCGCCATGGCCACGATCGCCGAACGCGGACTCGACGGGCTGACCATGGCCGGGCTCGGCCGCGAGGTCGGCATGAGCAGCGGCCACCTCCTCTACTACTTCCGCACCAAGGACGAGCTGCTGCTGCGCACCCTGGAGTGGAGCGAGGGCCGCCTCGGCGCCGAGCGCGCCGCCCTGCTCTCCGGCCCCGAGCCCGCGGCCGAACGGCTCACCGCCTATGTGGAGCTGTATCTCCCGCGCGGCCCCCGGGACCCCCACTGGACGCTCTGGCTCGAAGTGTGGAACCGCTCCCAGAACGCCGGGGACGAGGCCCGCGTCCGCCAGGCGGCCATCGAGGGCGCCTGGCACCGGGATCTGGCCGCGCTGCTCGCCGAGGGCGTCTCCCGGGGCGAGTTCCGCTCCGTGGACCCCGACCGGTACGCCACCCGGCTGCGCGCCCTCCTCGACGGCTTCAGCGTCCATGTGGCGGTGGGACTGCCCGGCGCCGGACGGGAACGGGCCCTCGCCCACGTGGCCGAATTCCTCGTCACCACCCTGCTCGAACAGGACATCTGA
- the ureA gene encoding urease subunit gamma, which translates to MRLTPTERDRLLLFGAAELARARRARGLRLNVPEATALIADTVCEAARDGLRLADAIAAGRSVLGPDDVLPGVADVVTEVQVEAVFDDGTRLAVVPDPIGGGGLGDTAPGAVLPGPAGPASVPVLSLTVRNTASVPVSVTSHFHFFEANPRLDFDRSAAYGMRLCVPAGSSVRFDPGAVTEVGLVPVGGARVMIGFAGLVDGPLDAPGAKEEALRRAAACGYLGADR; encoded by the coding sequence ATGCGACTGACCCCCACCGAACGGGACCGGCTGCTGCTCTTCGGCGCCGCCGAGCTGGCACGGGCCCGCCGGGCCCGGGGGCTGAGACTCAATGTCCCGGAGGCGACCGCGCTGATCGCCGACACCGTCTGCGAGGCGGCCCGTGACGGGCTGCGGCTCGCCGACGCCATCGCGGCGGGGCGCTCCGTGCTCGGCCCGGACGACGTCCTGCCCGGCGTCGCCGACGTGGTCACCGAGGTCCAGGTGGAGGCGGTCTTCGACGACGGGACCCGGCTCGCCGTCGTCCCCGACCCCATCGGCGGGGGCGGCCTCGGCGACACGGCCCCCGGCGCCGTCCTGCCCGGCCCGGCCGGACCCGCGTCCGTACCCGTCCTCAGCCTGACCGTGCGCAACACCGCGTCCGTCCCGGTGAGTGTCACCTCCCACTTCCACTTCTTCGAGGCCAACCCCCGGCTGGACTTCGACCGCTCCGCCGCCTACGGCATGCGGCTGTGCGTCCCCGCGGGCTCCTCCGTCCGCTTCGACCCCGGTGCCGTGACCGAGGTCGGCCTCGTCCCCGTCGGCGGCGCCCGGGTCATGATCGGCTTCGCCGGTCTGGTGGACGGCCCGCTGGACGCCCCCGGGGCGAAGGAGGAGGCCCTGCGCCGCGCCGCGGCCTGCGGCTATCTGGGGGCGGACCGATGA
- a CDS encoding MFS transporter has product MGREHWKKIWVGSAGNMVEWFDWFVYASFATYFAGAFFPEGNDTAKLMNTAGIFAVGFFMRPVGGWLLGRVGDRKGRKAALTLTVTLMSASAVLIAVAPTYEVAGYGGAAVLLVARLLQGLSVGGEYAASATYLTEASHPRHRGFASSFQYVSMTAGQILGLGLLIVLQRTLSDAALHDWGWRIPFVVGALGAAVVFYLRRNMLETEVYEESGDDTPEGDKGTIRALLAHKREAVLVIALTMGGTVAYYTYTTYLTKYLSNTAGLPKETATLVSFCALIVFACLQPFAGALSDRIGRRPLLITFALGSTFLTVPIMTLLQHAGSFWPAFGLSLLALVVITGYTSINACVKAELFPTGVRALGVALPYAIANALFGGTAEYVALWFKDAGIESGFYWYVAGCAAVSLIVYLTMRETRDIDLNRVGSSSSKLGSPSPRA; this is encoded by the coding sequence ATGGGACGAGAGCACTGGAAAAAGATCTGGGTCGGCTCGGCCGGCAACATGGTCGAGTGGTTCGACTGGTTCGTCTACGCGAGCTTCGCGACCTACTTCGCGGGCGCGTTCTTCCCCGAGGGCAACGACACCGCCAAGCTCATGAACACGGCCGGTATCTTCGCCGTCGGCTTCTTCATGCGTCCCGTCGGCGGCTGGCTGCTGGGCCGGGTCGGCGACCGCAAGGGCCGCAAGGCGGCGCTGACCCTCACCGTCACCCTGATGTCCGCGTCCGCCGTCCTCATCGCCGTCGCGCCGACCTACGAGGTCGCGGGCTACGGCGGCGCCGCCGTGCTGCTCGTCGCCCGGCTGCTCCAGGGCCTCTCCGTCGGCGGCGAGTACGCCGCCAGCGCCACCTACCTCACCGAGGCGTCCCACCCCCGGCACCGGGGCTTCGCCTCCAGCTTCCAGTACGTCTCGATGACCGCGGGCCAGATCCTCGGCCTCGGCCTGCTGATCGTGCTCCAGCGCACCCTGTCCGACGCGGCCCTGCACGACTGGGGCTGGCGCATCCCCTTCGTCGTCGGCGCCCTCGGCGCGGCCGTCGTCTTCTATCTGCGCCGCAACATGCTGGAGACGGAGGTGTACGAGGAGTCCGGCGACGACACCCCCGAGGGCGACAAGGGCACCATCAGGGCGCTGCTCGCCCACAAGCGCGAGGCGGTCCTCGTCATCGCGCTCACCATGGGCGGGACCGTGGCGTACTACACGTACACCACCTATCTGACGAAGTACCTCTCCAACACCGCCGGACTGCCCAAGGAGACGGCGACGCTCGTCTCCTTCTGCGCGCTGATCGTCTTCGCCTGCCTCCAGCCGTTCGCCGGGGCCCTCTCCGACCGCATCGGCCGCCGCCCGCTGCTCATCACCTTCGCCCTGGGGTCGACCTTCCTGACCGTGCCGATCATGACCCTGCTCCAGCACGCGGGCTCGTTCTGGCCCGCCTTCGGCCTCTCACTGCTCGCCCTGGTGGTGATCACCGGCTACACCTCCATCAACGCCTGTGTGAAGGCGGAACTGTTCCCGACCGGCGTACGGGCCCTGGGCGTCGCCCTCCCGTACGCGATCGCCAACGCCCTCTTCGGCGGCACGGCGGAGTACGTCGCCCTGTGGTTCAAGGACGCGGGGATCGAGTCCGGCTTCTACTGGTACGTCGCGGGCTGCGCCGCCGTCTCGCTGATCGTCTATCTCACGATGCGGGAGACCAGGGACATCGACCTCAACCGCGTCGGGTCTTCTTCTTCGAAGCTCGGTTCGCCTTCGCCCCGTGCGTGA
- a CDS encoding urease subunit alpha, with amino-acid sequence MTAIDPREYAAVHGPRAGDRVVLGDTGLVVRVESDAQLPGDEFLAGFGKTARDGLHLKAAAVRDTCDVVISNVLVIDAVQGIRKVSIGIREGRIAGIGRAGNPDTLDGVDVVTGTGTTIVSGEGLIATAGAVDTHVHLLSPRVLEASLASGVTTVIGQEFGPVWGVGVNSPWALRHAFSAFDAWPVNIGFLARGSSSDPAPLIEALAEGGASGFKVHEDMGAHTRALDTALRVAEEHDVQVALHSDGLNECLSVEDTLSVLDGRTIHAFHIEGCGGGHVPNVLKMAGVPNVIGSSTNPTLPFGRDAVAEHYGMIVAVHDLKTDLPGEAAMARDRIRAGTMGAEDVLHDLGAIGITSSDAQGMGRAGETVRRTFAMAGKMKAELGPLPGDGPHDDNARVLRYIAKLTVNPAVAHGLAHEVGSIEPGKLADIVLWHPAWFGAKPQLVLKAGFPAYGVTGDPNASTDTSQPLVLGPQFGAHGATPAEISVAFVAGAALAGGADRMPTRRRRVAVRGTRGIGPADLLLNSRVGAVGVDPRTGLVTLDGDPIRSGPADSISLNRLYFL; translated from the coding sequence ATGACCGCGATCGACCCCCGCGAGTACGCCGCCGTCCACGGCCCCCGGGCCGGTGACCGGGTCGTCCTCGGCGACACCGGACTCGTCGTCCGGGTCGAGTCCGACGCCCAGCTCCCCGGGGACGAATTCCTCGCGGGCTTCGGCAAGACCGCCCGCGACGGACTCCACCTCAAGGCCGCCGCCGTCCGCGACACCTGCGACGTCGTCATCAGCAACGTCCTCGTCATCGACGCCGTCCAGGGCATCCGCAAGGTCTCCATCGGCATCCGCGAGGGCCGGATCGCGGGCATCGGCCGGGCGGGCAACCCCGACACCCTCGACGGCGTGGACGTCGTCACCGGCACCGGCACCACCATCGTCTCCGGCGAGGGCCTGATCGCCACCGCGGGCGCCGTCGACACCCATGTCCATCTGCTCTCGCCCCGGGTCCTGGAGGCGTCCCTCGCCTCCGGGGTCACCACCGTCATCGGCCAGGAGTTCGGCCCGGTCTGGGGCGTGGGCGTCAACTCCCCCTGGGCGCTGCGCCACGCCTTCAGCGCCTTCGACGCCTGGCCCGTGAACATCGGCTTCCTCGCCCGGGGCTCCTCGTCCGACCCGGCCCCGCTGATCGAGGCGCTGGCCGAGGGCGGGGCGAGCGGCTTCAAGGTGCACGAGGACATGGGCGCCCACACCCGGGCCCTGGACACCGCGCTCCGGGTCGCCGAGGAGCACGATGTCCAGGTCGCCCTGCACAGCGACGGACTGAACGAGTGCCTGTCGGTCGAGGACACCCTGAGCGTCCTGGACGGCCGGACCATCCACGCCTTCCACATCGAGGGCTGCGGCGGCGGCCATGTCCCCAACGTCCTCAAGATGGCCGGGGTCCCCAACGTCATCGGGTCCTCCACCAACCCCACGCTCCCCTTCGGCCGGGACGCCGTCGCCGAGCACTACGGGATGATCGTCGCCGTCCACGACCTGAAGACCGATCTGCCCGGCGAGGCCGCCATGGCCCGGGACCGCATCCGCGCCGGGACGATGGGCGCCGAGGACGTCCTGCACGACCTGGGCGCGATCGGCATCACCTCGTCCGACGCCCAGGGCATGGGCCGGGCGGGCGAGACCGTGCGCCGCACCTTCGCCATGGCCGGGAAGATGAAGGCCGAGCTGGGCCCGCTGCCGGGCGACGGCCCGCACGACGACAACGCCCGGGTGCTGCGCTACATCGCCAAGCTGACGGTCAACCCCGCCGTCGCCCATGGCCTCGCCCATGAGGTCGGCTCCATCGAGCCCGGCAAACTGGCCGACATCGTGCTCTGGCACCCGGCCTGGTTCGGCGCCAAACCGCAGCTCGTCCTGAAGGCGGGCTTCCCCGCCTACGGAGTCACCGGCGACCCCAACGCGAGCACCGACACCAGCCAGCCGCTGGTGCTCGGGCCGCAGTTCGGCGCGCACGGCGCCACCCCCGCCGAGATCTCCGTCGCCTTCGTCGCCGGGGCGGCCCTCGCCGGCGGCGCCGACCGGATGCCCACCCGCCGCCGCCGGGTCGCCGTCCGCGGCACCCGCGGCATCGGCCCCGCCGACCTGCTGCTCAACTCCCGTGTCGGCGCCGTGGGCGTGGACCCCCGGACCGGTCTGGTCACCCTCGACGGCGACCCGATCCGCTCCGGGCCCGCCGACTCGATCTCCCTCAACCGCCTCTACTTCCTCTAG
- a CDS encoding EF-hand domain-containing protein translates to MSERERTVLDEKLDRSFGMLDTDGDGRIRERDLVCLAEKLNAAFSGGAPEAVARLERAFTVLWTTDLRPMDADGDEAIDRAEWSMGVRRAVADDRAGFLRRMGTVLQAWLALCDRDADGRIDRRAFTTMYGRTLGVPDAALTEAFTTLDIDGDGYVGHDEVRAAAEEYCTSESRDTPGNWLLGPL, encoded by the coding sequence ATGAGTGAACGTGAACGCACCGTTCTGGACGAGAAGTTGGACCGTTCCTTCGGGATGCTCGACACCGACGGCGACGGCCGCATCCGCGAGCGGGACCTCGTCTGTCTGGCGGAGAAGCTGAACGCGGCCTTCTCCGGCGGGGCACCCGAGGCCGTCGCCCGGCTGGAGCGGGCGTTCACGGTGCTGTGGACCACCGATCTGCGGCCCATGGACGCCGACGGCGACGAGGCCATCGACCGCGCGGAGTGGTCCATGGGCGTGCGCCGGGCCGTGGCGGACGACCGGGCGGGCTTTCTGCGCCGGATGGGCACCGTGCTCCAGGCGTGGCTGGCCCTCTGCGACCGCGACGCCGACGGCCGCATCGACCGGCGGGCCTTCACCACCATGTACGGCCGCACCCTCGGAGTGCCCGACGCGGCGCTGACGGAGGCGTTCACCACGCTCGACATCGACGGGGACGGATACGTCGGCCACGACGAGGTCCGCGCCGCCGCCGAGGAGTACTGCACCAGCGAGAGCAGGGACACCCCGGGCAACTGGCTGCTGGGCCCACTGTGA